Proteins from one Gemmatimonadaceae bacterium genomic window:
- the sprA gene encoding cell surface protein SprA produces the protein MKYLHGVKYTGGLFALIAAVSLAAAGEITVSSDTSGRRLVPDTIPPVPRDTIPPVPRDTIPPVPRDTVRSDTVRAPRPGVPPVGVRLRIGPDSLPFRLPTVRALSERESFRLAQEQIAAARATAFQQNVRSIMESTWGQVQARTFATQARSATFPEELPPKPPSGVAERAATLLGDYTDLSVHLDGRVEFRAERAVNERCSAVGGFDPVIGCRTGFEPLFDFQASLRSGGVVANRIHVNVDYDSQREFDASNNISIYYQGREKDLLERFEIGNVTFQPPRSRFITAGIPSNNTGLQAITRLGPMRLKTIMAQQKGNIVADRVFTVGDRTLQAVDRNIEDYQFEPRRFFFSVDPRLFGRYPNIDLLDSRALETAAATLPDTLRPTRLFVYRLLIGAQPATPSGPQFRLLGDPRSRRGQVYEYLREGIDYYADPSLLWIALVRPLSIDRERLVVAYRVRVNGRDTTHVTTGGTPDLEFVPEREQFANLLWDPQVAPGDPAFNREIRSVYRVGGAGIVRPSVSVKIVTAAGTDHERPFSGVAQTYLEAFGLAQETNSSTFDFENRLWPRPSDPNLQVGFSTSSARMISDQFLIFPSARPFARDGLAGGGNPSNDAIYSTPSEHLNTAQRPRALYHMRIRYQAEGGGDAGGLMLGSVQLRPSSERLYVDGILLTRGVDYTVDYDLGRVTFARPDTLFPRPRQVSVQYEENPLFADTPTSITGAAAEFLMERGQISFTAISQSQKTTFNRPPLGFEPVGSLVAGVSGLFDFEADPLTRLVSRLPYGRTSVPSRISVSGELAMSRPRPHSALQAFIESFEGEGGIQIPLTDGIWYYSSQPALGTALAPRAGSDVLAVERAATMAWQSAGLDVSGRPVQYTIRQIDPQTELFGSGVAGPETLLWMTLYPLSVGGLYNAEKRAFQWNTEATAIGRRWRSIRTVLGPSGVDLSRVENLEFWAQVDTSPEGRARNPLLVFDFGDVSENTLVFAPDTLRIVGGPTAVSDSVYSGRAIRGLDRMDSERDQFSRAFNVTTDDIGLPGDRAERLTLIAGAAGGAETLHGHPLCVGGARFSQLLGDSRANCTVGNNRLDEEDIDFDNVLNLTQAEREQERWRRYVVDLSKPESFNRVGRCAPAPRTFNSRGVQQVCWVLVRVPFRSPDDSLGEALLRRVRALRITMISGAGTAEDEFVRVALARLRLTGAPWLKRDDKPLVGIGGERPAAGGYVIAGVIGTQDRNRTGGIDYESPPGVIDEPDTKTIAHSSARVQINERSLRLTAGGIERYQRAEAYYRFPEGQKNFMGYKQLRLWARGINGGWGADGELHFFVKIGRDPNNFYMYRTPLNGGTTRAAWLPEIRVDFEKFFALRAQIQNAFLSGSKANTCTGLDSVLIANTPATAGVSSGGRFAACADGYVVYTIAPGSSAPNLASVQELAVGMVRVSEGGGSRPIAPGDTLELWVDDIRLADGVDETGLAGQFAASIVASDFGDVRLSFSRRDPHFRQLAEQPEYLGDNAVDISAAFRLEKLLPRSLGLSIPVTLSYTSAAADPLFLSQSDIQAEAVDGLRSPRSAAASYTVSVRRTVPLEGGALAPLLNNLVLNSSYTSATARSEFQEGGARNFMLGAEFNLTRALAPNVSRWSPVELLVSSVYRKGSDERFSFFRPASTPGEQPSPVSGLSRTWRNGAVLAFKPMQTLRARFDLSSVRDLRDYDPSTPLGIIAESEEQSLAGVDAGLERERAIESSINFAPVVRPWLRPRLDFASTYHMIRDPNALFYTDRLLPDGGERQARLPRRLANSQVLNGGLSIDLPGALAFLGDSSLWLRRALRGLRPFEVALNRNVVSVFEGTAIDPPLSYQFALGGAGRFLNVKGSQATSAAVTNRLSIGNSWQLPLGARLTSRYQQHTMRHWIRRLEGGATTTDGTQVVFPDVGIQWNGAPRGLSWLWSSVGFSARAQETDQRFGTPDPESAGADDRSGSRFRSYPINLSLSWALVPGLTTSGGFSRVRRAESKPGVNSRSRNTDYNVDVGMPFRLPAGEGKHRDVRTRFSYQSGQGSSFVINPLALNNTSRLFESGRRALTLSADTDVGENLASSFLISRVASFDRNFNREITQTVLSAVLHLQFFGGDLK, from the coding sequence GTGAAGTATCTTCACGGCGTGAAATATACGGGTGGGCTGTTCGCGCTCATCGCGGCGGTCTCGCTCGCCGCCGCGGGCGAAATCACCGTGTCATCCGACACATCGGGCCGGCGGCTTGTTCCCGACACGATCCCGCCCGTGCCGCGGGACACGATCCCGCCCGTGCCGCGGGATACGATCCCGCCCGTGCCGCGGGATACGGTGCGCAGCGATACGGTCCGCGCCCCGCGCCCCGGCGTCCCGCCCGTGGGGGTCCGTCTGAGGATCGGTCCGGATTCGCTGCCCTTCAGGCTGCCCACGGTGCGCGCCCTGAGCGAGCGCGAGTCCTTCCGGCTTGCGCAGGAGCAGATCGCGGCCGCGCGCGCGACGGCGTTTCAGCAGAACGTGCGCAGCATCATGGAGTCCACCTGGGGCCAGGTGCAGGCGCGCACGTTCGCCACGCAAGCCCGTTCAGCGACGTTTCCCGAAGAGCTTCCGCCGAAGCCGCCGTCGGGCGTCGCGGAGAGGGCCGCGACGCTGCTCGGTGATTACACCGACCTCTCCGTGCACCTCGACGGGCGCGTGGAGTTCCGCGCCGAGCGCGCCGTCAACGAGCGGTGCTCGGCCGTGGGCGGCTTCGATCCCGTCATCGGCTGCCGCACGGGGTTCGAGCCGCTGTTCGATTTCCAGGCGTCGCTCCGCTCCGGAGGCGTGGTCGCGAACCGGATCCACGTGAACGTCGATTACGATTCGCAGCGCGAGTTCGACGCTTCCAACAACATCTCGATCTACTACCAGGGGAGGGAGAAGGACCTGCTCGAGCGATTCGAGATCGGCAACGTGACGTTCCAGCCGCCCAGGTCGCGCTTCATCACCGCGGGAATTCCGAGCAACAACACCGGGCTGCAGGCGATCACCAGGCTCGGTCCCATGCGGCTCAAGACGATCATGGCGCAGCAGAAGGGAAACATCGTCGCCGACCGCGTCTTCACGGTCGGCGACCGCACGCTGCAGGCGGTCGACAGGAACATCGAGGATTACCAGTTCGAGCCGCGCCGCTTCTTCTTCTCCGTGGACCCGCGGCTCTTCGGGCGCTATCCCAACATCGACCTCCTCGATTCGCGCGCGCTCGAGACGGCCGCCGCGACGCTGCCGGACACGCTCCGCCCCACGCGGCTGTTCGTGTACCGGCTGCTCATCGGCGCGCAGCCCGCTACCCCCAGCGGTCCGCAGTTCCGGCTGCTCGGCGATCCCCGCTCGCGCCGCGGGCAGGTGTACGAGTATCTCCGCGAGGGGATCGACTATTACGCGGACCCGTCGCTGCTATGGATCGCGCTCGTGCGGCCGCTGTCGATAGACAGGGAGCGGCTCGTCGTCGCGTACCGCGTGCGGGTCAACGGCCGCGACACCACGCACGTTACGACCGGCGGCACCCCCGACCTCGAGTTCGTCCCCGAGCGGGAGCAGTTCGCCAACCTGCTCTGGGACCCGCAAGTCGCGCCGGGGGATCCGGCGTTCAACCGCGAGATCCGGAGCGTGTATCGCGTGGGCGGCGCGGGAATCGTGCGGCCGTCCGTGAGCGTGAAGATCGTTACGGCCGCGGGCACCGATCACGAGAGGCCGTTCAGTGGCGTTGCGCAGACGTATCTCGAGGCGTTCGGGCTGGCGCAGGAGACGAACAGCTCGACGTTCGACTTCGAGAACCGGCTCTGGCCGCGTCCGTCCGACCCCAACCTGCAGGTAGGGTTCTCGACGAGCTCCGCGCGAATGATCAGCGATCAGTTTCTGATCTTTCCGTCCGCGCGGCCGTTTGCCAGAGACGGCCTCGCCGGCGGCGGCAATCCCTCCAACGACGCGATCTACTCCACGCCGTCCGAGCATCTGAACACCGCCCAGCGCCCGCGGGCGCTGTACCACATGAGAATACGGTACCAGGCCGAGGGCGGCGGGGACGCGGGCGGATTGATGCTGGGTTCGGTGCAGCTCCGCCCCAGCTCGGAGCGGCTGTACGTGGACGGGATTCTGTTGACGCGCGGAGTGGACTATACGGTCGATTACGACCTCGGTCGCGTGACGTTCGCGCGCCCGGACACGCTCTTCCCGCGGCCGCGGCAGGTGAGTGTGCAGTATGAGGAGAACCCGCTGTTCGCCGACACGCCCACGTCCATCACCGGCGCGGCCGCGGAGTTTCTCATGGAGCGCGGGCAGATCAGCTTCACCGCGATCTCGCAGTCGCAGAAGACGACGTTCAACCGGCCGCCGCTCGGGTTCGAGCCTGTCGGGTCGCTGGTGGCGGGAGTGAGCGGCCTCTTCGACTTCGAGGCCGACCCGCTCACGCGGCTCGTGTCACGGCTGCCGTACGGCCGCACGTCGGTGCCGTCGCGCATAAGCGTATCGGGCGAGCTCGCGATGAGCCGCCCGCGACCCCACTCGGCGCTGCAGGCGTTCATCGAGTCGTTCGAGGGAGAGGGCGGAATCCAGATTCCGCTGACCGACGGCATCTGGTACTACAGCAGCCAGCCCGCGCTCGGGACGGCGCTGGCGCCGAGAGCGGGCAGCGACGTGCTGGCGGTCGAGCGCGCCGCGACGATGGCGTGGCAGAGCGCCGGGCTCGACGTCAGCGGCAGGCCGGTGCAGTACACCATCAGGCAGATCGATCCGCAGACGGAGCTGTTCGGCAGCGGCGTCGCCGGTCCGGAGACGCTCCTCTGGATGACGTTGTATCCGCTCTCGGTGGGAGGTCTGTACAATGCCGAGAAGCGCGCCTTCCAGTGGAACACCGAGGCCACCGCGATCGGACGGCGCTGGCGCTCGATCAGAACCGTGCTCGGTCCATCCGGCGTCGATCTTTCCCGCGTGGAGAACCTCGAGTTCTGGGCGCAGGTCGATACTTCCCCCGAGGGACGCGCGCGCAATCCGCTGCTGGTGTTCGACTTCGGCGACGTGTCGGAGAATACGCTGGTATTCGCGCCGGACACGCTCCGGATCGTCGGCGGCCCGACCGCCGTGTCGGACAGCGTGTATTCCGGCCGCGCGATCCGCGGGCTCGACCGGATGGACAGCGAGCGCGACCAGTTCTCCCGCGCGTTCAACGTGACGACCGACGACATCGGCCTTCCGGGCGACAGGGCTGAGCGGCTGACCCTGATCGCCGGGGCCGCCGGCGGGGCCGAAACGCTGCACGGTCATCCGCTGTGCGTCGGCGGAGCGAGGTTCTCGCAACTGCTGGGAGATTCGCGGGCCAACTGCACGGTCGGGAACAACCGGCTCGACGAGGAAGACATCGACTTCGACAACGTGTTGAACCTGACGCAGGCGGAGCGGGAGCAGGAGCGGTGGCGCAGGTACGTGGTGGACCTGTCGAAGCCCGAGTCGTTCAACCGCGTCGGCCGGTGCGCGCCGGCGCCGCGCACCTTCAACTCCCGCGGCGTACAGCAGGTCTGCTGGGTTTTGGTCCGCGTGCCGTTCCGCTCGCCCGATGATTCACTCGGCGAAGCGCTGCTCCGCCGCGTGAGAGCGCTGCGCATCACCATGATCTCCGGCGCCGGAACGGCGGAGGACGAGTTCGTCCGCGTGGCGCTCGCGCGGCTGCGGCTCACCGGCGCGCCGTGGCTCAAGCGCGACGACAAGCCGCTGGTCGGAATCGGGGGAGAGCGGCCGGCGGCGGGCGGCTACGTGATTGCCGGCGTCATCGGCACGCAGGACCGGAACCGCACCGGTGGGATCGACTACGAGTCGCCGCCCGGCGTCATCGACGAGCCCGACACGAAGACGATCGCGCATTCGTCCGCCCGCGTGCAGATCAACGAGCGCTCGCTCCGGCTGACCGCCGGCGGCATCGAGCGATACCAGCGGGCCGAGGCGTATTACCGCTTCCCCGAAGGGCAGAAGAACTTCATGGGATACAAGCAGCTCCGCCTGTGGGCGCGCGGGATCAACGGCGGCTGGGGCGCCGACGGAGAGCTGCACTTCTTCGTCAAGATCGGCCGCGATCCCAACAACTTCTACATGTACCGGACGCCGCTCAACGGCGGCACCACGCGCGCGGCGTGGCTGCCGGAGATTCGGGTGGACTTCGAGAAGTTCTTCGCGCTCAGGGCCCAGATCCAGAACGCGTTTCTCTCGGGCTCGAAAGCCAACACGTGCACCGGGCTCGATTCCGTGCTCATAGCGAATACGCCGGCGACCGCGGGTGTGTCGTCGGGCGGGCGCTTCGCCGCGTGCGCCGACGGCTACGTCGTGTACACGATCGCCCCCGGATCGAGCGCGCCGAACCTGGCTTCGGTGCAGGAGCTCGCCGTCGGCATGGTGCGGGTGAGCGAGGGCGGCGGGAGCCGGCCGATCGCTCCGGGGGATACGCTCGAGCTGTGGGTCGATGACATCAGGCTCGCGGACGGAGTGGACGAGACGGGCCTCGCCGGCCAGTTCGCCGCGTCGATCGTGGCGAGCGATTTCGGCGACGTGCGGCTGAGCTTCAGCCGCCGCGATCCGCATTTCCGCCAGCTCGCGGAGCAGCCGGAGTATCTCGGCGACAACGCCGTGGACATAAGCGCGGCGTTCCGGCTCGAGAAGCTGCTGCCGCGCTCGCTGGGGCTGTCCATTCCCGTCACGTTGAGCTACACCTCGGCGGCCGCGGATCCCTTGTTCCTGTCGCAGTCCGACATCCAGGCGGAAGCGGTGGACGGGTTGCGCTCGCCGCGGTCGGCGGCCGCGTCTTACACGGTGAGCGTCCGCCGCACCGTGCCGCTCGAAGGGGGCGCCCTTGCACCGCTGCTGAACAACCTGGTGCTCAACAGCAGCTACACGTCCGCGACCGCGCGCAGCGAATTCCAGGAGGGAGGCGCCCGCAACTTCATGCTCGGCGCGGAATTCAACCTGACTCGCGCGCTCGCGCCCAACGTCTCGCGCTGGTCGCCGGTCGAGCTGCTCGTATCGAGCGTATACCGGAAGGGGAGCGACGAGCGCTTCTCCTTCTTTCGCCCCGCCTCGACTCCGGGCGAGCAACCCAGTCCCGTGAGCGGATTGTCGCGCACGTGGCGGAACGGCGCGGTGCTCGCGTTCAAGCCGATGCAGACGCTGCGCGCCCGGTTCGATCTGAGCTCGGTGCGTGATCTGCGCGATTACGATCCCTCCACCCCGCTCGGTATCATCGCCGAGTCGGAGGAGCAATCGCTCGCGGGAGTCGACGCGGGACTGGAGCGGGAGCGCGCGATCGAGAGCTCGATCAACTTCGCGCCGGTGGTGCGGCCGTGGCTCAGGCCGCGGCTCGATTTTGCCAGCACGTACCACATGATCCGCGATCCCAACGCGCTGTTCTACACGGACAGGCTGCTGCCCGACGGCGGCGAGCGCCAGGCGCGCCTACCGCGGCGGCTCGCCAACTCCCAGGTCCTGAACGGCGGGCTGTCGATCGATCTGCCGGGCGCTCTGGCGTTCCTCGGCGACTCTTCGCTGTGGCTGCGGCGCGCGCTGCGGGGACTGCGTCCGTTCGAGGTCGCTCTCAACCGCAACGTCGTGTCGGTGTTCGAGGGTACGGCGATCGATCCGCCGCTCTCCTATCAGTTCGCGCTCGGCGGGGCAGGCCGGTTCCTGAACGTGAAGGGAAGCCAGGCGACGAGCGCGGCTGTCACGAACCGTCTCTCCATCGGCAACAGCTGGCAGCTGCCGCTCGGCGCGCGATTGACCAGCCGGTACCAGCAGCACACGATGCGCCACTGGATCCGGCGGCTGGAAGGCGGCGCGACGACCACCGACGGGACCCAGGTCGTATTTCCGGACGTCGGCATACAGTGGAACGGCGCGCCGCGCGGCCTGTCGTGGCTGTGGTCCAGCGTCGGGTTCAGCGCCCGCGCGCAGGAGACCGACCAGCGGTTCGGCACGCCCGACCCGGAGTCGGCGGGAGCCGACGACCGCAGCGGCAGCCGCTTCAGGAGCTATCCGATCAATCTGTCGCTGAGCTGGGCGCTGGTGCCGGGGCTGACCACGAGCGGCGGGTTCAGCCGCGTGCGGCGGGCCGAGTCGAAGCCGGGCGTGAACAGCCGGTCGCGCAACACCGACTACAACGTCGACGTCGGCATGCCGTTCCGCCTGCCGGCCGGCGAGGGAAAGCACCGCGACGTGCGCACGCGCTTCAGCTATCAGAGCGGCCAGGGATCCAGCTTCGTCATCAATCCACTGGCGCTGAACAACACCAGCCGCCTGTTCGAGAGCGGGCGGCGCGCGCTGACGCTGAGCGCGGACACCGACGTGGGCGAGAACCTGGCGTCCAGCTTTCTCATCTCGCGCGTGGCCAGCTTTGACCGCAACTTCAACCGCGAGATCACGCAGACGGTGCTCAGCGCGGTCCTGCATCTACAATTCTTCGGCGGAGACTTGAAGTGA